One Burkholderia cepacia genomic window carries:
- a CDS encoding MG2 domain-containing protein, giving the protein MDLLRFLLLLPIRAIGFVWRLLGHVLRPLVGDVSWTAPAWMGITVAAVRRRPWHAGGLVLLGVALAGGWHWFKHRPKPPEPETVSFTVKPPAVTSYDTDESGKPKVTIHPLDVVFAQSAAPIEQVGKPAGEGIEMTPALKGAWAWVDDKTLRFTPAADWPVGAHVEVRFAVHRVFAPQVTMHDDRFAFDVPAFTAQTGSTQFYQDPENPAQKQALLQLRFNYPVDPAEFEKRIGLVLVGRDGKHATPLRYTVNYDKMKTSAWVYSQPLEIPRDPLVARLDVDKGVKSARGGNGTPDALHAAVDVPGLYSLSIDNVAPTLVDNERYEPEQVLVAEASDGVRSADLAARAKAWVLPKRKPGVDQADDDPPYEWNVADISDAVLKQSKPLPLEAVPTENDFATLQSFKYHATPGERVVVRFEGDLKSAGGYLLGKPVTTAFTVPDYPKLLRFMADGSLLSMSGSKRLSVVSRNLPGMKVEIGRVLPDQLQHLVSFNNGTYARPELSYSFSEDHIVERFVQTRAFPAGDPGRAHYEGVDLGQYLKGGKRGVFLLHLTKYDPAAEKKHADAAQGDDAAADGNGDPDHADSADSGGDGSDDDSALGDTRLIVVTDLGMLVKKALDGSQDVFVQSIRNGRPVAGATVSVLAVNGQALFTQTTGADGIVHFPAFKGLDREKRPQLYVVKKDTDLSFLPVTGRDRQLDFSRFDVGGERNATGQGQLSAYLFSDRGLYRPGDPFHIGLIVRAASWARSPAGVPLQAEIVDPRGITVERKPVAVDATGFTELGYTTAETAPTGTWTVNLYIVKDGQPGAEPIGSTTVQVKEFLPDRMKVDAKLSQQVVEGWVKPKGLKGVVDAQNLFGTPAEKRRVAATLTLRPVWPSFRSWQGYHFFDARRAKEGYTTTLQDGTTDEHGHAEFDLDLDKYADSTYQLYFQAKAYEAEGGRNVAANAQTLVSNNDWLVGYKSVDDLGYVKRGSPRTVRLVAIDPNAKAIDVKGLRAQLVEERYVSVLTKQDSGAYKYDSRLKEVPVDEKPLTIPAAGLDFTLRTDKPGSYALVIRNADGAAVNRIEYSVTGDANVTRSLDRNAELQVSLAKHDYKPGEQVEIAIRAPYAGSGLITIERDKVYAHAWFHADTTSSIQHITVPAGFEGNGYINVQYIRDPSSDEIFMSPLSYGVVPFSVNLDARRNAVSVDAPALVKPGDTVNFTVHSAKPAKVVVFAVDEGILQVARYKLGDPLKFFFRKRMLEVGTSQILDLILPDFEKLMAMAAPGGDADDAIGRQLNPFKRKRDKPVVYWSGIVDVNGDTRLSYTVPDYFNGKLRVMAVSVSPDLVGTFEGATTVRGDFVLSPNVPTILAPGDEADVSVGVSNNLTGAGNQPVPVAVTLKTGPQLQVIGPATQNVTLAPQHEGVAMFRVKATDTLGSGALSFGARYGAKGAQQRVDVSVRPAAAFRTQLDIARLDPGKKASVPNLRSMYDAYASRDASISTAPLVLSEGVASYLVNFEHYCSEQMVSAAVPRVFAAKWLSVRALTSAMHAADAGADTTNAAAIAQFLGVLRGRQNAQGGFGLWSATPDADPFVSAYAMHVLLDARERGIAVPKDMLDAGNQYLQKLAANDSLGSLDLLRQRAYAVYLLTRQGNVTTNSLAAVQKRLQDAYPNDWKSDLAAAWLAASYQLLKQDKEAAALIAGPQALLERKRASDGGYATGYYLDPLTRDASVLYLIAKHFPERVRKLSPRAMDNLAAPLVDNRYNTLSSAMTILALDAYAASSAGQLDQLAIDEVRAGAAPKDVSSIQANLVRSGTWAAGASRVDFVNGSTLPAWWIASQSGYDRGTSTTAIRNGLEIVRDYTDTDGKPLAKITLGQEIDVHLKIRATGSANVGNIAIVDLLPGGFDPVIAPPPVADTQDGNGDADGADAASAANAPWRSPIGVKGSTWQPQFADVREDRVVIYGTATTDVREFVYRIKASNAGRFVAPPAYGESMYDRRVQAQAPGGATLTVGRAR; this is encoded by the coding sequence ATGGATTTGCTGCGCTTCCTGCTGCTCCTGCCGATTCGCGCGATCGGTTTCGTCTGGCGTCTGCTCGGCCACGTGCTGAGGCCGCTGGTCGGCGACGTGTCGTGGACGGCGCCCGCATGGATGGGCATCACCGTCGCGGCCGTGCGCCGCCGCCCGTGGCATGCCGGCGGCCTCGTGCTGCTCGGGGTCGCGCTGGCGGGCGGCTGGCACTGGTTCAAGCACCGCCCGAAGCCGCCCGAACCGGAAACGGTCAGCTTCACCGTGAAGCCGCCCGCCGTCACGAGCTACGACACCGACGAAAGCGGCAAGCCGAAGGTGACGATCCATCCGCTCGACGTCGTGTTCGCGCAATCGGCCGCGCCGATCGAGCAGGTCGGCAAGCCGGCCGGCGAGGGCATCGAGATGACGCCCGCGCTCAAGGGCGCGTGGGCGTGGGTCGACGACAAGACGCTGCGCTTCACGCCGGCGGCCGACTGGCCGGTCGGCGCGCACGTCGAGGTGCGTTTCGCGGTGCACCGGGTCTTCGCGCCGCAGGTGACGATGCACGACGACCGCTTCGCCTTCGACGTGCCGGCATTCACCGCGCAGACGGGCAGCACGCAGTTCTACCAGGACCCGGAAAACCCCGCGCAGAAGCAGGCGCTGCTGCAACTGCGCTTCAATTACCCGGTCGATCCGGCCGAATTCGAGAAGCGCATCGGCCTCGTGCTGGTCGGCCGCGACGGCAAGCATGCGACGCCGCTGCGCTACACGGTCAACTACGACAAGATGAAGACGAGCGCGTGGGTCTACTCGCAGCCGCTCGAGATTCCGCGCGATCCGCTGGTCGCACGGCTCGACGTCGACAAGGGCGTGAAGAGCGCACGCGGCGGCAACGGTACGCCCGACGCGCTGCACGCGGCGGTCGACGTGCCGGGGCTCTACAGCCTGTCGATCGACAACGTCGCGCCGACGCTCGTCGACAACGAGCGCTACGAGCCCGAGCAGGTGCTCGTCGCGGAAGCGTCCGACGGCGTGCGCAGCGCCGACCTCGCGGCGCGCGCGAAGGCGTGGGTGCTGCCGAAGCGCAAGCCGGGCGTCGATCAGGCGGACGACGATCCGCCGTACGAATGGAACGTGGCCGACATCAGCGATGCGGTGCTGAAGCAGTCGAAGCCGCTGCCGCTCGAAGCGGTGCCCACCGAGAACGATTTCGCGACGCTGCAGAGCTTCAAGTACCACGCGACGCCGGGCGAGCGCGTCGTCGTGCGGTTCGAAGGCGACCTGAAGTCGGCCGGCGGCTACCTGCTCGGCAAGCCCGTGACGACCGCGTTCACGGTGCCGGACTATCCGAAGCTGCTGCGCTTCATGGCCGACGGTTCGCTGCTGTCGATGAGCGGCAGCAAGCGCTTGTCGGTCGTGTCGCGCAACCTGCCGGGGATGAAGGTCGAGATCGGCCGCGTGCTGCCCGACCAGCTCCAGCATCTCGTGAGCTTCAACAACGGCACGTACGCGCGGCCCGAGCTGTCGTATTCGTTCAGCGAGGATCACATCGTCGAGCGCTTCGTGCAGACACGCGCATTCCCGGCCGGCGACCCCGGCCGTGCGCATTACGAAGGCGTCGATCTCGGCCAGTACCTGAAGGGCGGCAAGCGCGGCGTGTTCCTGCTGCACCTGACGAAGTACGACCCGGCCGCCGAGAAGAAGCACGCGGACGCCGCCCAGGGCGACGACGCGGCGGCGGACGGCAACGGCGACCCGGATCATGCCGACAGCGCGGATTCGGGCGGCGACGGCAGCGACGACGACAGCGCGCTCGGCGATACGCGCCTGATCGTCGTGACCGATCTCGGGATGCTGGTCAAGAAGGCGCTGGACGGCAGCCAGGACGTGTTCGTCCAGTCGATCCGCAACGGCCGCCCGGTTGCGGGCGCAACGGTATCGGTGCTCGCGGTGAACGGCCAGGCGCTGTTCACGCAGACGACCGGCGCCGACGGCATCGTGCATTTCCCGGCGTTCAAGGGGCTCGACCGCGAGAAGCGGCCGCAGCTGTACGTCGTGAAGAAGGACACCGACCTGTCGTTCCTGCCGGTGACCGGCCGCGATCGCCAGCTCGACTTCTCGCGTTTCGACGTCGGCGGCGAGCGCAACGCGACGGGCCAGGGGCAACTGTCCGCCTACCTGTTTTCGGATCGCGGCCTGTACCGGCCCGGCGATCCGTTCCACATCGGCCTGATCGTGCGTGCCGCGAGCTGGGCGCGCAGCCCGGCCGGCGTGCCGCTGCAGGCGGAGATCGTCGATCCGCGCGGGATCACGGTCGAGCGCAAGCCGGTGGCGGTCGATGCGACGGGCTTCACCGAGCTCGGCTATACGACGGCCGAAACGGCGCCGACCGGCACGTGGACGGTCAACCTCTACATCGTCAAGGACGGCCAGCCCGGCGCGGAGCCGATCGGCAGCACGACGGTGCAGGTGAAGGAGTTCCTGCCCGACCGGATGAAGGTCGACGCGAAGCTGTCGCAGCAGGTCGTCGAAGGGTGGGTGAAGCCGAAGGGGCTGAAGGGCGTCGTCGACGCGCAGAACCTGTTCGGCACGCCGGCGGAGAAGCGTCGCGTCGCGGCGACGCTGACGCTGCGCCCGGTGTGGCCGTCGTTTCGCAGCTGGCAGGGCTATCACTTCTTCGACGCGCGCCGTGCGAAGGAGGGCTACACGACGACGCTGCAGGACGGCACGACCGACGAGCACGGCCATGCCGAATTCGACCTCGACCTCGACAAGTACGCGGACTCGACCTACCAGCTCTACTTCCAGGCGAAGGCCTATGAAGCGGAAGGCGGGCGCAACGTCGCCGCGAACGCGCAGACGCTCGTGTCGAACAACGACTGGCTCGTCGGCTACAAGTCCGTCGACGATCTCGGCTACGTGAAGCGCGGCAGCCCGCGTACGGTGCGGCTCGTCGCGATCGATCCGAACGCGAAGGCGATCGACGTGAAGGGCCTGCGCGCGCAGCTCGTCGAGGAGCGCTACGTGTCGGTGCTGACCAAGCAGGATTCCGGCGCATACAAATACGATTCGCGGCTGAAGGAGGTGCCCGTCGACGAGAAGCCGCTGACGATCCCGGCGGCCGGGCTCGACTTCACGCTGCGCACCGACAAGCCGGGCAGCTATGCGCTCGTGATCCGCAACGCGGACGGCGCCGCAGTGAACCGGATCGAATATTCGGTCACGGGCGACGCGAACGTCACGCGTTCGCTCGACCGCAACGCGGAGCTGCAGGTGAGCCTCGCGAAGCACGACTACAAGCCGGGCGAGCAGGTCGAGATCGCGATCCGCGCGCCTTACGCGGGCAGCGGGCTGATCACGATCGAGCGCGACAAGGTGTATGCGCACGCGTGGTTCCATGCGGACACGACGAGCTCGATCCAGCACATCACGGTGCCGGCCGGCTTCGAAGGCAACGGCTACATCAACGTGCAGTACATTCGCGATCCGTCGTCCGACGAGATCTTCATGAGCCCGCTGAGCTACGGCGTCGTGCCGTTCTCGGTGAACCTCGACGCGCGCCGCAATGCGGTGAGCGTCGACGCGCCGGCGCTCGTGAAGCCGGGCGACACCGTCAACTTCACCGTGCATTCGGCGAAGCCCGCGAAGGTCGTCGTGTTCGCGGTCGACGAGGGCATCCTGCAGGTCGCGCGCTACAAGCTCGGCGATCCGCTGAAGTTCTTCTTCCGCAAGCGGATGCTCGAAGTCGGCACGTCGCAGATCCTCGACCTGATCCTGCCGGACTTCGAGAAGCTGATGGCGATGGCCGCGCCGGGCGGCGACGCCGACGATGCGATCGGCCGTCAGTTGAACCCGTTCAAGCGCAAGCGCGACAAGCCGGTCGTCTACTGGTCGGGGATCGTCGACGTGAACGGCGACACGCGCCTGAGCTACACCGTGCCCGACTACTTCAACGGCAAGCTGCGCGTGATGGCCGTGTCGGTGTCGCCGGACCTGGTCGGCACGTTCGAGGGCGCGACGACGGTGCGCGGCGACTTCGTGCTGTCGCCGAACGTGCCGACGATACTCGCGCCGGGCGACGAGGCCGACGTCAGCGTCGGTGTCTCGAACAACCTGACGGGCGCCGGCAACCAGCCGGTGCCGGTCGCGGTCACGCTGAAGACGGGCCCGCAGTTGCAGGTGATCGGGCCGGCCACGCAGAACGTCACGCTCGCGCCGCAGCACGAGGGTGTCGCGATGTTCCGCGTGAAGGCGACCGATACGCTCGGCTCGGGCGCGCTGTCGTTCGGCGCGCGCTACGGCGCGAAGGGCGCGCAGCAGCGCGTCGACGTGTCGGTGCGGCCGGCCGCCGCGTTCCGCACGCAGCTCGACATCGCGCGGCTCGACCCGGGCAAGAAGGCGAGCGTGCCGAACCTGCGGTCGATGTACGACGCGTATGCATCGCGCGACGCGAGCATCTCGACCGCGCCGCTCGTGCTGTCCGAAGGGGTGGCGTCGTATCTCGTCAACTTCGAGCACTACTGCAGCGAGCAGATGGTGAGCGCGGCCGTGCCGCGCGTGTTCGCGGCGAAGTGGCTGTCGGTGCGCGCGCTGACGAGCGCGATGCATGCGGCCGACGCCGGCGCCGACACGACGAACGCGGCGGCGATCGCGCAGTTCCTCGGCGTGCTGCGCGGCCGGCAGAACGCGCAGGGCGGGTTCGGCCTGTGGAGCGCGACGCCCGACGCCGACCCGTTCGTGTCCGCGTACGCGATGCACGTGTTGCTCGACGCGCGCGAGCGCGGCATCGCCGTGCCGAAGGACATGCTCGACGCGGGCAACCAGTATCTGCAGAAGCTCGCGGCGAACGATTCGCTCGGTTCGCTCGACCTGCTGCGCCAGCGCGCTTACGCGGTGTACTTGCTGACGCGCCAGGGCAACGTGACGACCAACAGCCTCGCGGCCGTGCAGAAGCGGCTGCAGGACGCATATCCGAACGACTGGAAGAGCGACCTCGCCGCCGCCTGGCTTGCGGCGTCGTACCAGCTGCTGAAGCAGGACAAGGAGGCCGCGGCGCTGATCGCGGGCCCGCAGGCGTTGCTCGAACGCAAGCGCGCGTCCGACGGCGGTTACGCGACGGGTTACTACCTCGATCCGCTGACGCGCGACGCGAGCGTGCTGTACCTGATCGCGAAGCACTTCCCCGAGCGCGTGCGCAAGCTGTCGCCGCGCGCGATGGACAACCTCGCCGCGCCGCTCGTCGACAACCGCTACAACACGCTGTCGTCGGCGATGACGATCCTCGCGCTCGATGCGTATGCGGCGTCGAGCGCGGGCCAGCTCGACCAGCTCGCGATCGACGAGGTGCGCGCGGGCGCCGCGCCGAAGGACGTGTCGTCGATCCAGGCGAACCTCGTGCGCTCGGGGACGTGGGCGGCCGGTGCGTCGCGCGTCGACTTCGTGAACGGCAGCACGCTGCCCGCGTGGTGGATCGCGAGCCAGTCGGGCTACGACCGCGGCACGTCGACGACGGCGATCAGGAACGGCCTCGAGATCGTGCGCGACTACACCGACACGGACGGCAAGCCGCTCGCGAAGATCACGCTCGGCCAGGAGATCGACGTGCACCTGAAGATCCGGGCGACGGGCTCGGCGAACGTCGGCAACATCGCGATCGTCGACCTGCTGCCCGGCGGCTTCGATCCGGTAATCGCGCCGCCGCCCGTCGCCGACACGCAGGACGGCAACGGCGATGCCGACGGCGCGGATGCGGCAAGCGCCGCGAATGCGCCGTGGCGTTCGCCGATCGGCGTAAAGGGCTCCACGTGGCAGCCGCAGTTCGCGGACGTGCGCGAGGACCGCGTGGTGATCTACGGCACCGCGACGACGGACGTGCGCGAGTTCGTCTACCGGATCAAGGCGAGCAACGCGGGCCGCTTCGTCGCGCCGCCTGCCTACGGCGAGTCGATGTACGACCGCCGCGTGCAGGCGCAGGCGCCGGGCGGCGCAACGCTTACGGTCGGGCGCGCGCGATGA